The sequence GCCTTGCGTCACAGCTTTCCCCATGGCCAAATCGATTGGGCTGTCGAACAGAAGTCCAAAGATATCCTGCTCGACCATCCCGCCCTTGATCAGATACATGTCTTTAAACGCCCTGCCGAAGTCAAAAAAGCTGTCCTTGCATTTTTACAATTTTGTAAAACCCTCCGTGACAGCCGTTATGACATCGTCTTAGATTTTCACGGCATTTTCAAAAGCGGTATCGCAGCCGGATTCACGCGCGCCAAAGACCGTTTTGCTTTTGCGCCGCCACGGGGCAAAGAGCTGGGCTATCTCTTTTCCAACCACAAAGTGCGTCTGCCGTCCATGCTGCTCAATCGTGTGGAAGAGAATATGCTGCTCTGTGAGGCGGCCAATGCACGGCCCGGCGCAGTCGAATACAGCATTCCCCTTTCCGAAGAAGTAGAAGAGGCTATTGACGCCTACGTACAAGAACAATTCCAGAGCGCCAAACGCATCGTTGCGCTCCATGCGCCTGTAGACCGCCCTTCAAAGCAGTGGCCTATTGATCGGTATGCAGCCTTGGCCGATATGCTCTTATCTGACGGACGCTTTGAAGTATTGTTGACGTGGGGCCCCGGTCAGCGTGCTTGTGTGGAGAAGCTCGCATCAAAATGCAAGCGTAATCCCCATATTGCGCCGGAGACTCCCGGTCTGAAAGAGTACGCCTGTATGATCCGCCATTGCGCCCTTTACGTAGGCGGCGATACAGGGCCTATGCATATTGCAGCCGCCATGGATGTGCCGGTAGTCGCCATATTTGGCGGTACTTCCCCGCAAAAGCACCAACCCTACAACAAGATCAGCCATATCTTGTATGCCGGTCCCAAGGAACTGGATCGCAATTTAACAGAACGGCAGGCAAAAGCGTATCTGGATGCCATCACGGCGGATCAAGTCTATGACGCGTGCATCGACCTGTTAAAGAAACCTCGCTGACCGAAGCTTATTCTTCTTTGCCCAAGCCTTGCCTTTGCGCTTCTTTTAAGGCTTCGAAACGATCCAAAATCGGAAGTTGCTGCGTACATTCCGCTTCGCATTGCCGGCACTGCGTACAGGCAGCCAAGACATCTTCCACATCTGTAATATTCCAATGATATTTCAAATGACGCAGCGCAGTGCCCGGCGCGTCCATCAGTGAAAAATTATAGGCTTCCATCATGCGAACCACAGGGATGTGTTCGGGACAATCTCGGCAATACCCGCATTGCGTGCAATATTCTTTATAGGAGCTGCTCATGGTTTCGGTCAGAGAATCGATAGCCTGCTGATCCATGGGCGTATAAGAATCTAAAGCTGCAACCGCATCATCCACATCGGCTTTGTTCCGAAATCCTACCAACGCTGTGGTCACGCCGGGAACAGAAAGATTAAAATGCAGCGCTGTATGAACCATGGTCCGTTGGCTCGCATCGGTGACATGGCGAAAATGTTTTTCATGCTCTGTAAGGACGCCGCCGCCCAGCGTGTTCATGGTGACAACTGCAAGTCCCCGAT comes from Candidatus Hydrogenedentota bacterium and encodes:
- a CDS encoding glycosyltransferase family 9 protein, with product MINGFPRILIIRFSAIGDVVRVLPALNALRHSFPHGQIDWAVEQKSKDILLDHPALDQIHVFKRPAEVKKAVLAFLQFCKTLRDSRYDIVLDFHGIFKSGIAAGFTRAKDRFAFAPPRGKELGYLFSNHKVRLPSMLLNRVEENMLLCEAANARPGAVEYSIPLSEEVEEAIDAYVQEQFQSAKRIVALHAPVDRPSKQWPIDRYAALADMLLSDGRFEVLLTWGPGQRACVEKLASKCKRNPHIAPETPGLKEYACMIRHCALYVGGDTGPMHIAAAMDVPVVAIFGGTSPQKHQPYNKISHILYAGPKELDRNLTERQAKAYLDAITADQVYDACIDLLKKPR